The stretch of DNA ATTGTCAATGTGAATATCATGGGTTGTTATCATATAACCTTCTCGGCCTGAAGTCCTGAACTATATTCTAAATACCtgcaatatttaaaaaaaaaaagtatcacATTCAAATTGGAGCAACTTACAATGGAATTGAAACAAATATACATATatctcttaataataataataataataataataataataataataataatataataataataataataagtaaacaATAAAGACAACATGAATAAAAAACGGCAACAATAGCATGTAGCACAATTTGAAATAAGTAAGTGGATCGGGTTTGAATCTTACAAAACCGATCAAATCCGAACTACAAATTCCCATAATGTTAGTTGTTACCTTAATTTGTACTCCGTATAAAGACTACGCAAACATCACAAGATTCACAACGCAATGAGTCCACACCATCTAAACTAATTGTGCTGcataaaattaaaacaaataaaTCAATTAGGGTCAATACCATGAGCAAAGGAATAAGAATTAAGTGCAAACAATAGAAAGTTTGGTTGGGGGTAATTAGGAAAGGGTAAGGGAATAAGGACTGATGATTCCCTTTGTTATTGTTTGGTTAAGCAAATTAATGATACCCTTTACCCATCTATCCTATTAACAAACCTCCTAATAATTCTAAACTGATACCACTGCCCCCCCCAAGGTTTAGATTTTCATTCCCTTCCTTACCCATCTATTTTCCTCCCTTCACTACAAACAACGTAGcctttcaaaaagaaaaaaaaaacaacgttGCTGCTCTACTGCCTGTCGTCGCCGCCGCCTGTCGCCACCTCACCGTCAGTCGCCGTCCTATCTGCCGTCACTTCTCCCTTCTCTCTTCAATGTTTGTCCTCTTTTCTCTAAAAAATTCATCcttttatattttgttttttagttttaatttttgCTTTTGTAAAGTATGGACTTATTCATgtttaatttagggtttttattGTTCAATTTTTCTTATTTAGGGTTCTTAttgttcaatttttttgatttaggGTTCTTATTATTCAATTTTTCTGATGTAGGGTTATTATTGTTCAATTTTTCTAATTTAGGGTTTTAATTGTGCTTGACATAATTGTTCTTGACATAGTTGTTATCTCTAATTTACGCTTGACGAATTCAATAGTCTGACATAGTTgttcttccatttttttttttatatttcatGTTAGCTACAATAGTCTGACATAGTTGGTCTAAGATGAAAATACAGGGTAACTTTTTTGAGTGTCTGATTTTGGTGGACATGAAATCTGACTTTTTCGTCTTATATTAATATGGAAAATGGTTCACTTTCAGGTGCTACATCTTACACAGGAAGTAGTCGCACCTAATTTATTTCACCAATTCTCATGTGACGGGTACTATTCCGTCACAAGTATTATTCACATTTGCGACGGGCCAAATGTGATCATTTTATGAGAAAATATGACCAGTTTTTTATAAATAACATTTTATGAACAATACTTGAATGGTTACATTTTCTCAAAAAGTGGTCAAATTTACCCGTCGCaaattgtgaccgtcacaagAGAGAATTGCTGAATTTAAAATAGTATTTTGTTGTTCCTTAGACAGACCGAACAATGAGTACTATGTCGAGCTGACTATGAAACCTTAGACAGAGAGAATTGCAATGGTAGTCCCTGCCTCAAAAGCTTCCACGACAATGAGTAGATAGTAAACACAAGACTAATTAACGTCAATTTGCTTTCAGCCcacttaattttaattaagtaaATTGTGTTTATTGAGTTTATTAAGTATGTGTTAGACAAATGATATGgtattattcatgttttcttgTTTACAGAAATGGCTCGTAGTGATCTTTCTTTGAGAAGGAGGAGAAATTTGGACTTTATACGATATGTTATTATCATAATGAAGTGTGTTGTATTGGTACATTTGATGTGGTATACCATTAGGAAGAGCATACATGACTCTCAATATTTAACATTAGATAAACGAACTAGAAGAAAACGAAGAATGTATAACTTGAATAGAATGATTAGGGAAAGTGACACTATGTGTAGAAACTTTCTTCGTATTGACCGTGGAACATTTGGTGTACTTTTAGAAATGATAAGAGATGTGGGGGGTCTAAGTGGAACAAAAAACATGAGGTTGGAAGAAATTGTTGCAGGTTTCTTATACACAGTGGCACACCATAAAAAAAATAGAATGATAGGTGCACATTTTTATAGAAGTGGTGAAAGTGTTAGTAGACAATTTCATGCTTGTTTAATGGCAATATTGAAGTTGCATGTTGTGTTGCTTAAAAAACCTACACCAATACCAGAAGATTGCGAGGATGATAGATGGAAATATTTCAAGGTACTATAAATATCTCTTGTGTTTAACCATAGTAGACATATAACTTcattttaaatattttttttttcatgtagAATTGTTTAGGTGCACTTGATGGTACAATGATTTATGTAAATGTACCTACTGCTGATCGGTCTAAATATCGGACAAGAAAAGGTAACCTTACAACGAATGTACTAGGAGTATGTTCTCCTGAAATGGAATTTATATATGTCTTACCTGGTTGGGAGGGATCTGCACATGATGGTCGTATTCTTCGAGATGCTATTTCTAGGCCCAATGGTTTAAAAGTGCCAAAAGGTAATTCAATTAAcaaaatatatttaattaaaatCCGACTTACATTAataattacataattaaatagCGTTTTTTTAATGTCTTAAGGTTGTTATTACTTATGTGATGGTGGCTACACTAATGGAGATGGATTTCTAGCACCATTTAGAGGTCATCTTTACCATCTTAAAGAGTGGAATAGTGGTCCTCATCGACCTCAGACCGCCGAGGAATATTTCAACTTAAGGCATGCACAAGCTAGAAACGTGATTGAACGATGCTTCGGGTTACTTAAGGGAAGATGGGGAATACTTAGAAGTCCTTCTTGGTTTAGTTTACAAACACATGGCCGTATTGTACTTGCATGCGCTTTATTACATAATTTGGTGAAGAGATATATGTCTCCTGAATCATTTGATGACGATGAGTTATATGAAGAAATTGAGAGTGATGGTgatgaaagtgatgatgatgaggtgGAGTACATAACCTCCATTAATGTAACCGACTCATGGACAGATAAGAGAAATTCATTAGCTCAAAGCATGTTCAACAATTGGAGAGCTAGAAATCGGATTGACTAGTTTATATTTTCATTCTTTTTAGAATACTTGGTGTTAAGTTGCTTTACTTTCTATcatttggattgtatgttatgtTTGAGCATCAAATTAAACTTGTTAATGTTTGTATTATTTAATACAATattatgattttttttaattaaattagatTGGTGTTGTCTACTTTCTGTTATAATGTTTTAGTAGGATGGATGAAAGTACTGCTAGTGGAGGTGCTATTGGAGTTGCTAGTGGAGGTGCTAGTGCAGGTGGAAGAGGCAAGAACAAACGTTTTTGGACCAAAGAAGAAGATAATGCTTTGGTAGCGGCTTTGTCTGACTTGAATGCCGATCCACACTGGAAATGTGAAAATGGATTTAGAAATGGTTACATGGTACGGTTAGAAGAAATTATTAGCAAGGCTATTCCCGGTTGTGGTCTGAAAGCATTGCCACACATTGATTCTAGACTCAAGACACTTGTAACCAAATTTAGAGCAATTGTTCAGATGTTAGGTACAAGTGGCTTCAAGTGGGATGATGAGAGACAAATGATTTCGGTGGAGAGATCAGTGTATGATGAGTATTGTAAGGTAATATAAGTTTACAgctatttttttatatattatttttttaGTTCAAAAGCAATTAATTTGGTAATTAAATCAAATGTGTAAAATTGTTAGGTACATCCAAACTGCAAAAACTTGTATGGACATGCTTTTCCTCACTTGAATGCATTGTTGGAAGTTTATGGCAAAGATTATGCGATTGAAAACCTACCGAGGGTTTTGTTGAAGCTATTGATAATATGGAGAAATCACACCGTGCAAGTTATGCTTGATTCAAGTGATGAAGAGGATGCCATTGTTAGTGGTAATGCAGAGTCTACCCCTCCATTAAAAAAAGTGAAGCGAGAACACACTTTTAAGCGCAAGGGAGGTAAGAAAGAATCTGGAAGTTCTAGCAATTCTGAGTTAGCTTCTTTACAAGGTTTTATGAAAGACATGAATGTTCATCTTTCTACCATGGCTAATGTGATGTCCCGAGCTGATGAACGTGAGCAACGTGCTGATGAACGTGAGAGAGAAATAAGCGAGAAGAGTGAAAAAGTGCTAGATGTACTACTTGCTTTGGAAGGTATTACACCGCAAGAAGCTTTGGAAGTAGCTCCGATCTTGACGGCCCAACCAAATAAGCTCATGATTTTCTTCAAGTGTCCCGATGAATTGAAATGCGTATATGTCAAAAGTCTTTTGACTTAGAATGATGTTGATGTTTGAGTCTATGAAAAACTAGTAGGTTGAACTTATAATCGTTTTTTGCTTTTGAACTTTTTTTACGGTTGTCACTTGGAACAATGTTTCGTATTATGGACAAGAAGTAATATTTTGCGTTGATGAATAAAATTATTTCGAAAAAAAGTTGTATTAAAAAAATATGTTTACTTGAAAAAGGTtgcataacaaaaaaaaaatactgaataacataaaagaataaaaaaagttgttgaaaaaaagtaacataaaaaatcacaaaaaaaaggTAGAAAAAAAAATGAACAGGAAAAAATAGTTGGTAAGTCGTAACATTAAAAAAAGTATGAAAAAATTTGTTTATAAGAAAAAATCGTAATATTAGATTGATTCCCTTCTTTAACAACCAAACAACCACAAAGGGAATTAGGGGATAAATCATTCCCTTACAAGATCATAACCAAACAACAAGTTTAATTCAAAGGAATTCTATACCTTACCCCTCATTTCCCTTACTTGATctcattctctttccctttcccataccaaacgccccctaagttTAATGGTGAACCAAAGGAATTCctgaagtgtatatatatatagcatTGAAGGTTGGCGTATTTGCAATAAGATAGATATTTAGTCATATTAGACTTCTATAAGGCTAAGGCAGCTGCTGATCGATCATCACTATTACTACGTTTGTTCGCTCATAAACTCTATCTTGTGGTTTTATTTgaggtttttttatttttattttctctaTCTATTTTTATAAGGAAaagtatatatatattatgtttttTTCGGGTAGTTCGCTAATGTTGGAGACTCTAATATGCtccgaaaaaagcttcctttattaatatagatagatagatagatagatattgatattgattgattgattgattgattaggaAAAGAAGGTGCATTTGAAAGTAGGAAAGGCCCTATCTGACGGCGTTGCCAGCCGACGGTTGCTGGGCAGACCCTTGTCTCATCGAATCGCGACACTACAATTCCATTCAGCAACTACCAATTAAGGGCTCATTTATGCTGCAATCTTAGAGAATGGTGGATAATAAACCAGACGAAGAAAGTAGGAAATCAGTGAGAGAGTTCTTTGGTCTTAATTCGCTGGAAAGAGACCCAATTCCGTGCAATACTTTCAATACACTTGTCAAAATTTATTCCCTTTTACCTGATCAAACCAATAACCCCTTTGCTAAGTATGCTAATTCTCCCCAGTATACCACTCTTTTTACTGGTAATTTCCTTTTTACTATTTTATTCTTTAATAACCATAATAAATTGATTGATTAGTTGTGTCTGCTTGAATGATTTGTTCTTATGTTAAATGATTTGTTCTTGGGTCATTTGAAAACGGCGTCTCTGTGCCGCTTAGCACAGGCCTGAGGTTTGCGTACATTCAATTTTCCACCCATTATGTGTGGGAGCCTTGAGGGATCCGGATGATGGGGAAAAGGGAATGGTATAAAATTGCAATTAcaaggaaaatatggaaattacaGTTTGTGCCTCACCAACTGCGCGAAAGGTGCTCCTAATGTAAACAAATAAAGCTAGGGGTAATGGACACTATTGCTAGCTCCTACGTATGCCTGAGGAACACTAATTTTGAAGTAAGGCCGTTAATTCATGTGTTGTTACATTTTAAGCTTGGGGTCCATTATCGCCCATTTACATGTAAATGCTAAAAAAACTCTTATTCCTTTGAAATGAAGCTTTGGTTTGCCATCCATGAATTTACTAAATTTCGAAGCCCACGTTTTGTTCTAGTTAGAAAATGATGTGGTTATAGTACGCGTAAGCTATGCTCTCAAGTGATTTGATCCTGC from Silene latifolia isolate original U9 population chromosome 10, ASM4854445v1, whole genome shotgun sequence encodes:
- the LOC141607899 gene encoding uncharacterized protein LOC141607899; this encodes MYNLNRMIRESDTMCRNFLRIDRGTFGVLLEMIRDVGGLSGTKNMRLEEIVAGFLYTVAHHKKNRMIGAHFYRSGESVSRQFHACLMAILKLHVVLLKKPTPIPEDCEDDRWKYFKNCLGALDGTMIYVNVPTADRSKYRTRKGNLTTNVLGVCSPEMEFIYVLPGWEGSAHDGRILRDAISRPNGLKVPKGCYYLCDGGYTNGDGFLAPFRGHLYHLKEWNSGPHRPQTAEEYFNLRHAQARNVIERCFGLLKGRWGILRSPSWFSLQTHGRIVLACALLHNLVKRYMSPESFDDDELYEEIESDGDESDDDEVEYITSINVTDSWTDKRNSLAQSMFNNWRARNRID
- the LOC141605745 gene encoding uncharacterized protein LOC141605745 — its product is MDESTASGGAIGVASGGASAGGRGKNKRFWTKEEDNALVAALSDLNADPHWKCENGFRNGYMVRLEEIISKAIPGCGLKALPHIDSRLKTLVTKFRAIVQMLGTSGFKWDDERQMISVERSVYDEYCKVHPNCKNLYGHAFPHLNALLEVYGKDYAIENLPRVLLKLLIIWRNHTVQVMLDSSDEEDAIVSGNAESTPPLKKVKREHTFKRKGGKKESGSSSNSELASLQGFMKDMNVHLSTMANVMSRADEREQRADEREREISEKSEKVLDVLLALEGITPQEALEVAPILTAQPNKLMIFFKCPDELKCVYVKSLLT